From the genome of Abyssicoccus albus, one region includes:
- a CDS encoding DUF3899 domain-containing protein, protein MKHILRNTLIYCAVIIIISIIVFLFFKNDKIGQTLFDYIVFFSIIGLTISLILFLINRKAYSIFSYSFKKFMYRMKPKSLQNIQANDDVMNPKSLSINPDMPYQFGGLFIASLFLLFTSGIISLFI, encoded by the coding sequence ATGAAACATATTTTAAGAAACACATTAATTTATTGTGCTGTAATCATTATAATTTCTATCATTGTTTTTCTATTTTTTAAAAATGATAAGATTGGTCAAACATTATTCGACTATATCGTCTTTTTCTCTATCATCGGTTTAACCATTTCACTCATTTTATTTTTGATCAATCGGAAAGCATATAGTATTTTTAGTTACTCTTTCAAAAAGTTTATGTACCGTATGAAACCAAAAAGTTTACAAAACATTCAAGCAAATGATGACGTGATGAATCCTAAGTCATTAAGTATCAACCCCGACATGCCATATCAGTTCGGAGGATTATTTATTGCATCGCTCTTTTTATTATTTACTTCAGGCATCATTTCATTATTCATTTAA
- a CDS encoding peptide ABC transporter substrate-binding protein, whose product MAKRWKLYTASTLALTLALAGCSSTGNSGDSASKEGGEGSDEKKVLNLSAASDIPTMDSSLATDQVSFYIMNQTQEGLYRLGEDDKAVDGIAEGEPEVSEDSKKYTFKLREDAKWSNGDPVTAKDFEYGWKRTLDPETASEYGYIMYDIKNAEAVNTGKKKVDELGIKAVDDYTLEVELEKPLPYFKELLTFATFYPLNEKYVEEQGDKFGTTEEKTLYNGPFELTDWETESKFKLVPNEEYWDKEAVKLDEVNFQVVKDPQTAINLYETGKIDIVGLSAEHVDNYKEDPNFNTELRTSTFFMRFNQNDEIMANKNVRLAINKAIDKEKYVQSNLNNGSIAFDKLTPKEFVKGPDEKDYVEGVKSELSYDLEGAKEAWEKAKKELGKDKIEIELLTYDSETSKTDAEYFQAQLQKNLDGLSLKIKQQPFKQKLALESKGDYQLSFAGWGPDYPDPMTFVDLFVTDGAHNQMEWSNSEFDKLVKDAKGELADKPEERWAAMQEAENILLEDAAIMPMYQAGAAYLQQPYIKNYQRHKFGADMTFKHVDIEGKE is encoded by the coding sequence ATGGCAAAAAGATGGAAACTTTATACTGCATCAACACTAGCACTCACATTAGCATTGGCAGGTTGTTCATCAACAGGAAATAGTGGTGACTCTGCATCTAAAGAAGGTGGGGAAGGATCGGATGAAAAGAAAGTATTAAATTTATCTGCAGCATCTGATATTCCTACGATGGATAGTTCATTAGCAACTGACCAAGTATCATTCTACATAATGAATCAAACTCAAGAGGGATTATATAGATTAGGAGAAGATGATAAAGCTGTAGATGGGATTGCAGAAGGTGAACCAGAAGTTAGTGAAGATAGTAAAAAATATACATTTAAACTTCGTGAAGACGCGAAGTGGTCTAATGGTGATCCAGTAACAGCCAAAGACTTTGAATATGGTTGGAAACGTACGTTAGATCCTGAAACGGCTTCAGAATATGGCTATATTATGTACGATATTAAAAATGCCGAAGCCGTAAATACAGGAAAGAAAAAAGTTGATGAACTGGGTATTAAAGCGGTTGATGATTATACATTAGAGGTTGAATTAGAAAAACCATTACCGTACTTTAAAGAGTTACTCACATTTGCTACATTCTATCCATTGAATGAAAAGTATGTAGAAGAACAAGGTGATAAATTTGGTACGACAGAAGAAAAGACGCTATATAATGGACCGTTTGAGTTAACAGATTGGGAAACAGAAAGTAAGTTCAAACTTGTACCAAACGAAGAATATTGGGATAAAGAAGCAGTTAAGTTAGATGAAGTAAACTTCCAAGTCGTAAAGGACCCTCAAACTGCGATCAACCTTTACGAAACAGGAAAAATCGATATTGTAGGTTTAAGTGCTGAGCATGTAGATAATTATAAAGAAGATCCTAACTTTAACACAGAACTCAGAACGTCAACATTCTTTATGAGATTTAACCAAAATGACGAAATCATGGCGAACAAAAACGTAAGACTTGCAATCAATAAGGCAATTGATAAAGAAAAATATGTTCAATCAAATTTAAACAACGGTTCCATCGCTTTTGATAAATTAACGCCTAAAGAGTTTGTTAAAGGTCCAGACGAAAAGGATTATGTTGAAGGCGTTAAATCAGAATTGTCATATGACTTAGAAGGTGCGAAAGAAGCTTGGGAAAAAGCTAAAAAAGAGCTCGGTAAAGATAAAATAGAAATTGAGTTATTAACATATGATTCTGAAACATCGAAGACAGATGCAGAATATTTCCAAGCACAACTTCAAAAGAATTTAGATGGTTTATCACTTAAGATTAAACAACAACCATTCAAACAAAAGCTTGCGCTTGAATCTAAAGGAGATTACCAATTATCATTTGCTGGTTGGGGTCCTGACTATCCGGATCCAATGACATTTGTCGATTTGTTTGTGACAGATGGTGCACACAACCAAATGGAGTGGTCGAACTCAGAGTTTGACAAATTGGTTAAAGATGCTAAAGGTGAATTAGCCGATAAGCCTGAAGAACGCTGGGCTGCAATGCAAGAAGCAGAGAATATCTTGTTAGAAGATGCTGCAATTATGCCGATGTATCAAGCAGGTGCAGCGTACTTACAACAACCTTACATCAAAAACTATCAACGCCATAAATTTGGTGCTGATATGACATTCAAACATGTTGATATTGAAGGTAAAGAATAA
- a CDS encoding peptide ABC transporter substrate-binding protein, which yields MYKNLGKMTALTLSASLVLAACSTSGGGKSEGGSGEDGEDKQVLNLSAASDIPTMNSALATDSASTSVLGQTQEGLYSLGKDDKIEEGVAEGEPEVSEDKKTYTIKLREDAKWSNGEAVTAKDFVFAWQTALNPETGSEFAYFLYDIKNAEAINNGDKKVDELGVKAIDDQTLEIELEKPVPYFQQLLTFPTFYPLNEKFYNEQDGKYGTSEDKTLYNGPFVLNNWETESKYQLTPNEEYWDKEAVNLDEVNFQIVKDVQTGINLYETGKIDITGLSAEHVDSYKEDENFETDLRASTFYFVFNLENETLKNENVRQAIAQSIDKEKYVSSNRNNGSKAYDKFTPSELVESEGGEEYTEGVDAPYSYNPEAAKKAWEKAKEELGKDEITIELLTFDQDSAKTDAEYFQSQLEQNLDGLSLKIKQQPFKQKIALEDKGQFEIGFSGWGADYPDPLSFLEILTTGNNQNSSGWSNPEYDKAIESAKGDLATKPEERIKALQEAEALMLKDAPVMPLYQTGAAYLQQPYIKDYHRHKFGVDFSLKTTSIEGKESK from the coding sequence ATGTATAAAAACCTTGGTAAGATGACAGCGCTTACACTATCAGCATCGTTAGTGCTTGCAGCATGCTCAACGAGCGGTGGTGGTAAATCAGAAGGTGGTTCAGGTGAAGATGGTGAGGATAAACAAGTCTTAAACTTATCTGCAGCATCTGATATTCCAACAATGAACTCAGCACTTGCAACAGATTCAGCTTCAACGAGTGTGTTAGGACAAACACAAGAAGGTCTATACTCTTTAGGGAAAGATGACAAGATTGAAGAAGGGGTTGCCGAAGGTGAGCCTGAAGTATCAGAAGATAAGAAAACTTATACGATTAAATTGCGTGAAGATGCCAAATGGTCAAATGGTGAAGCGGTGACGGCGAAAGATTTCGTATTCGCATGGCAAACAGCGTTAAACCCTGAAACAGGATCTGAATTTGCGTACTTTTTATATGATATCAAAAACGCAGAAGCGATTAATAATGGCGATAAGAAAGTCGATGAATTAGGTGTCAAAGCAATCGATGATCAAACATTAGAAATTGAATTAGAAAAACCAGTGCCATACTTCCAACAATTATTAACATTCCCTACGTTCTATCCGTTAAACGAAAAGTTCTATAATGAACAAGATGGTAAGTATGGAACGTCAGAAGATAAGACTTTATACAACGGTCCGTTTGTTTTAAATAACTGGGAGACTGAAAGTAAATACCAATTAACACCAAATGAAGAATATTGGGATAAAGAAGCAGTTAATTTAGATGAAGTAAACTTCCAAATTGTTAAGGACGTTCAAACAGGAATTAACCTTTACGAAACAGGGAAAATTGATATTACTGGTTTAAGTGCAGAACATGTTGACAGTTATAAAGAAGATGAAAACTTTGAGACTGACTTACGTGCATCAACATTCTACTTCGTATTTAACTTAGAAAATGAAACATTAAAGAATGAAAATGTCCGTCAAGCGATTGCACAATCGATTGATAAAGAGAAATATGTTTCATCAAATAGAAATAATGGTTCAAAAGCATATGACAAATTCACACCATCAGAATTAGTTGAATCAGAAGGTGGAGAAGAATATACAGAAGGTGTAGACGCACCGTATAGCTATAACCCAGAAGCTGCTAAGAAAGCTTGGGAAAAAGCGAAAGAAGAACTTGGAAAAGATGAGATTACAATTGAATTGTTAACATTTGATCAAGATTCTGCAAAAACGGATGCTGAATATTTCCAATCACAACTTGAGCAAAACTTAGATGGTTTATCACTTAAAATTAAGCAACAACCATTCAAACAAAAAATTGCTCTAGAAGATAAAGGACAATTTGAAATTGGTTTCTCAGGGTGGGGAGCTGATTATCCAGATCCATTATCATTCTTAGAAATTTTAACGACTGGCAATAACCAAAACAGTTCTGGTTGGTCTAACCCTGAATATGATAAAGCAATTGAATCAGCAAAAGGTGATCTAGCGACGAAGCCGGAAGAAAGAATCAAAGCATTACAAGAAGCTGAAGCATTAATGTTGAAAGATGCACCAGTAATGCCGTTGTATCAAACAGGTGCTGCATACTTACAACAACCGTACATTAAAGATTATCACCGTCATAAATTTGGTGTTGACTTCTCATTGAAGACAACAAGTATTGAAGGTAAAGAATCAAAATAA
- a CDS encoding ABC transporter permease — MFKYILKRIGYMFVTLYIIATITFFLMKLLPGSPFNDEKLSPEQRQILNERYGLGDPVFVQYLTYLKNIATGDFGVSFKYDGRDVLPLIMERLPVSAEVGIYAIFFGVIIGVILGVIAAVKQNSWIDYLATFISVLFVAVPSFVIGTYLQYFFGVEWEILPVAGWDGPLYIIMPAIALMCSPIATVARYIRAEMIEVLGSDYITLAKAKGNSTVSVLFKHALRNALIPIVTIVGPMAVFTLTGALTIEQIFAIPGMCDQFVNSIMTNDYPVIMALTMFFSILLVVILLVVDILYVIIDPRIRLDGDS; from the coding sequence ATGTTCAAATATATTTTAAAACGTATCGGTTATATGTTTGTAACACTATACATCATTGCAACGATCACGTTTTTTTTAATGAAATTATTACCAGGTTCACCATTTAATGATGAAAAATTATCTCCAGAACAACGACAAATTTTAAATGAAAGATATGGATTAGGAGACCCTGTATTTGTGCAATACTTAACATATTTAAAGAATATCGCAACAGGAGATTTTGGTGTTTCTTTCAAATACGATGGACGTGATGTATTACCATTGATTATGGAAAGATTACCAGTATCAGCTGAAGTAGGAATCTATGCTATTTTTTTCGGTGTGATTATCGGAGTAATTCTCGGTGTCATTGCAGCGGTTAAACAAAATAGTTGGATTGACTACCTTGCAACATTCATCTCAGTATTATTCGTAGCCGTTCCGTCATTTGTAATTGGTACATACTTACAATACTTTTTTGGGGTTGAATGGGAAATACTTCCGGTTGCAGGTTGGGATGGACCATTATATATTATCATGCCAGCGATTGCATTAATGTGTAGTCCAATTGCGACGGTAGCTCGTTATATTCGTGCTGAAATGATTGAAGTATTAGGATCAGACTATATTACTTTAGCTAAAGCAAAAGGGAATTCGACAGTTTCGGTATTGTTTAAACATGCTTTAAGAAATGCATTGATCCCAATCGTTACAATCGTTGGGCCAATGGCTGTATTTACTTTAACAGGGGCTTTAACGATTGAACAAATTTTTGCTATTCCAGGGATGTGTGATCAGTTCGTTAATTCAATTATGACGAATGACTATCCAGTGATTATGGCGTTGACAATGTTTTTCAGTATTTTACTCGTTGTAATTTTACTCGTGGTAGATATTTTATATGTGATAATTGACCCGAGAATTAGATTGGATGGTGACAGTTAA
- the opp3C gene encoding oligopeptide ABC transporter permease, giving the protein MTREQDHTKKIDVNAADAHQELTSPIGSMAFAKQDSSQHEVIQRKSKNFWQDAAYQIYKNKLALAGLIVMILLGIMAWVGPMMNGHSFHAQNLDHKNLPPKVHALADIPFSPFDGLNKDGIDVYETRDIKEAYWFGTDNLGRDLWTRVWKGTQISVIIGLAASLIDLIIGVIYGSISGYVGGRVDTIMQRIVEILSSIPYLILVILLIVVMDAGLFTIIFALAVLGWLGMSRIVRGQFLKLKNEEFVMASRTLGASKSRLIFRHILPNTLGPIIVTLMFSIPGAIFSEAFLSFIGLGIPAPNASLGSLINDGRKVLLLHPYQLMIPSLVLSVLILSFYLFGDGLRDAFDPKMRD; this is encoded by the coding sequence ATGACTAGAGAACAAGATCATACAAAAAAAATTGACGTTAATGCAGCAGATGCACATCAGGAATTAACATCTCCAATAGGGTCAATGGCGTTTGCCAAACAAGATTCAAGCCAACATGAAGTTATTCAACGAAAAAGTAAAAACTTCTGGCAAGATGCAGCATATCAAATATATAAAAACAAATTAGCACTTGCTGGCTTAATTGTCATGATACTTCTCGGTATTATGGCTTGGGTAGGGCCGATGATGAATGGTCATAGTTTCCATGCACAAAACTTAGATCATAAAAACTTGCCACCGAAAGTCCATGCTTTAGCTGATATACCATTTTCACCATTTGATGGTTTAAATAAAGATGGAATCGACGTATATGAAACGAGAGACATTAAAGAAGCGTATTGGTTTGGAACGGATAACTTAGGTCGTGATTTATGGACACGTGTATGGAAAGGGACTCAAATTTCTGTCATTATCGGTTTAGCAGCTTCATTAATTGATTTAATCATCGGTGTAATTTATGGTTCGATTTCAGGTTATGTCGGTGGAAGAGTAGATACAATTATGCAGCGTATCGTTGAAATTTTAAGTAGTATTCCATACTTGATTTTAGTTATTTTACTAATTGTTGTTATGGATGCTGGATTGTTCACTATTATTTTTGCACTGGCAGTACTTGGTTGGCTCGGAATGAGTCGTATTGTACGTGGGCAGTTCTTAAAGTTAAAGAATGAAGAGTTTGTTATGGCATCAAGAACATTAGGAGCATCTAAAAGTCGATTAATTTTTAGACATATTTTACCGAATACTTTAGGTCCAATTATCGTAACATTGATGTTCTCAATTCCAGGTGCAATCTTCTCAGAGGCTTTCTTAAGCTTTATCGGTTTAGGTATACCGGCACCGAACGCATCATTAGGATCATTAATAAATGATGGCCGTAAAGTATTATTATTACATCCATATCAACTAATGATTCCTTCATTAGTATTGAGTGTGTTGATATTATCATTCTACTTATTCGGTGATGGATTACGTGATGCATTCGATCCGAAGATGAGAGATTAA
- a CDS encoding ABC transporter ATP-binding protein, whose protein sequence is MENTTEPLLQVKDLKVSFDIRAGEVQAVRGVDFVLNKGETLAIVGESGSGKSVTTKAIMRLLPGRVGRIKSGQVLFNNQDLAKLKEKDMQNIRGSEISLISQDPMTSLNPTMTIGRQVAEPLIKHMNMSKSDAKKRAIEILKDVGIKKAEERYGMYPHQFSGGQRQRIVIATALACEPKILIADEPTTALDVTMQAQILDLMNELKEKFGTAIIFITHDLGVVANVADKVAVMYGGQIVESGQVDEIFYNPKHPYTWGLLSSMPSLDTTKDISLQAIPGTPPDLINPPKGDAFAPRSEYALEIDFEEPPPWFQVSDTHFVRSWLLHPDAPHVEPPEMVKMKHRDLPGQFDTPKQVKGVLA, encoded by the coding sequence ATGGAAAATACAACAGAACCGTTATTACAAGTTAAAGATTTAAAAGTATCCTTCGACATACGTGCAGGCGAAGTACAAGCTGTTCGTGGTGTAGACTTCGTTTTAAATAAAGGTGAAACATTAGCAATCGTTGGTGAATCAGGTTCAGGAAAATCTGTTACAACGAAAGCGATTATGAGGTTATTACCAGGTCGTGTTGGGAGAATTAAATCTGGTCAAGTGTTATTTAATAATCAAGACTTAGCTAAGCTTAAAGAGAAGGACATGCAAAACATTCGAGGGAGTGAAATTTCATTAATTTCTCAAGACCCAATGACGTCTCTTAATCCAACAATGACGATTGGACGTCAAGTTGCAGAACCATTAATCAAACATATGAATATGTCTAAATCTGATGCGAAGAAAAGAGCCATAGAAATTTTGAAGGATGTTGGCATTAAGAAGGCAGAAGAGCGTTACGGGATGTATCCTCATCAGTTCTCTGGTGGTCAAAGACAACGTATCGTTATTGCGACTGCTTTAGCATGTGAGCCGAAAATACTCATTGCTGATGAACCGACAACAGCCCTTGATGTGACGATGCAAGCACAAATTCTTGATTTGATGAATGAATTGAAAGAGAAATTTGGAACTGCAATTATTTTCATTACTCACGATTTAGGTGTCGTTGCAAATGTTGCGGATAAAGTTGCTGTAATGTATGGTGGTCAAATTGTCGAAAGTGGTCAAGTAGATGAAATATTCTACAATCCGAAACATCCATATACATGGGGGTTATTGTCAAGTATGCCATCACTAGATACAACGAAAGACATTTCATTACAAGCCATTCCAGGTACGCCGCCTGATTTGATTAATCCGCCTAAAGGTGATGCGTTTGCACCACGTAGTGAATACGCATTGGAAATTGATTTCGAAGAACCACCGCCATGGTTCCAAGTATCTGATACACACTTTGTAAGGTCTTGGTTACTACATCCGGATGCACCACATGTAGAGCCACCTGAAATGGTGAAAATGAAGCATCGTGATTTACCAGGGCAGTTTGATACACCAAAACAAGTGAAGGGGGTACTTGCATAA
- a CDS encoding ABC transporter ATP-binding protein produces MTPPKIDVKSSIRNDIVWLSDEEKEGVKLYKDGKTKLVQVRGLKQYFNEGKPNEVRAIDDVSFDIYKGETFGLVGESGCGKSTTGRTIIKLYDATAGKVIFDDVNIQDIKKRKDLAEFNRRMQMIFQDPYASLNPRLKVMDIIAEGIDIHKLSKNKQDKKERVYQLLERVGLNREHANRYPHEFSGGQRQRIGIARALAVSPDFIIADEPISALDVSIQAQVVNILQDLQREDDLTYLFIAHDLSMVKYISDRIGVMYFGKLVEIGTSDDIYNSPFHPYTKSLLSAIPHPDPESERTRVRSTYDPEVHNYDEDDVVQLREITPDHYVYCSEKEFEEYRKEANKNGYTGNLK; encoded by the coding sequence ATGACACCACCTAAAATTGATGTTAAATCTAGTATTCGTAATGATATTGTCTGGTTATCAGATGAAGAAAAAGAAGGCGTTAAATTATATAAAGATGGTAAGACTAAATTAGTTCAAGTGAGAGGTCTTAAGCAATACTTTAATGAGGGTAAACCTAATGAAGTAAGAGCGATTGACGATGTTTCATTTGATATTTATAAAGGTGAAACGTTTGGACTTGTAGGTGAATCAGGTTGTGGTAAATCAACAACAGGTCGTACAATTATTAAGCTTTATGACGCGACAGCTGGTAAAGTAATTTTTGATGATGTAAATATACAAGATATCAAAAAACGTAAAGACTTAGCAGAATTCAATAGAAGAATGCAAATGATTTTCCAAGATCCTTATGCTTCGCTTAACCCACGTTTGAAAGTTATGGATATCATCGCAGAAGGTATTGATATTCATAAACTATCAAAAAATAAACAAGATAAAAAAGAGAGAGTTTATCAATTGCTAGAGCGTGTCGGTTTAAATAGAGAGCATGCGAACCGTTATCCACATGAGTTCTCTGGTGGACAGCGACAACGTATTGGTATTGCAAGAGCATTAGCTGTAAGTCCAGACTTTATTATCGCCGATGAGCCAATTTCTGCATTGGACGTATCAATTCAAGCGCAAGTTGTAAACATTTTACAAGACTTGCAACGTGAAGATGATTTAACTTATCTATTTATCGCGCATGATTTATCAATGGTTAAATATATATCTGACCGTATAGGGGTAATGTACTTTGGTAAATTGGTTGAAATCGGGACGAGTGATGATATTTATAACTCACCATTCCATCCATATACGAAATCATTGTTAAGTGCCATTCCGCATCCAGACCCTGAGTCAGAGAGAACACGTGTAAGATCGACATATGATCCTGAAGTTCATAATTATGATGAGGATGATGTTGTTCAATTACGTGAAATTACTCCAGACCATTATGTATATTGTTCTGAGAAAGAATTCGAAGAATATCGTAAAGAAGCAAATAAAAATGGATATACAGGTAACTTGAAATAG
- the trpS gene encoding tryptophan--tRNA ligase, with translation MKTLFSGIQPSGVPTIANYIGAIKQFQTMQYDYESYFCIVDQHAITVPQDRLKLRERTRQLAAIYLASGIDTTHSTLFIQSEVPAHAQAGWLMQCISYIGELERMTQFKDKSSKQQDGISAALLTYPPLMAADILLYGTDIVPVGDDQKQHLELTRNLAERFNSKYNDILTIPEVKLPEYGARIKSLQEPTKKMSKSDSNQKSFVSLLDPPKQIEKKIKSAVTDSEGIIRYDKENKPGVSNLLDIVSVLKDATVESIEKDFEGVQYGEFKSFVAEVVVDELTPFQERYEHYMNSEELDHILDKGRDQANMKAQKMLTKMENAMGLGRKRK, from the coding sequence ATGAAGACTTTATTTTCGGGTATACAGCCTAGTGGTGTCCCTACCATCGCAAATTATATCGGTGCGATTAAACAATTTCAAACGATGCAATACGATTATGAATCATACTTCTGTATTGTCGATCAACATGCAATTACAGTGCCTCAAGACCGTCTAAAACTTCGTGAACGTACACGACAACTTGCCGCAATTTATCTAGCTTCTGGGATAGATACAACCCATTCAACACTATTTATACAAAGTGAAGTTCCAGCTCATGCACAGGCCGGTTGGTTGATGCAATGTATATCATACATCGGTGAATTAGAACGAATGACTCAATTTAAAGATAAATCGTCGAAACAACAGGATGGTATTTCTGCTGCTTTATTAACATATCCACCATTAATGGCTGCTGATATATTACTCTATGGCACTGATATTGTGCCTGTCGGTGATGATCAAAAACAACATTTAGAACTGACTCGTAATTTAGCTGAACGTTTTAATAGTAAATACAATGATATCCTTACAATTCCAGAAGTAAAACTACCTGAATATGGTGCTCGTATTAAAAGCTTACAAGAACCAACAAAGAAAATGAGCAAGAGCGACTCAAATCAAAAATCATTTGTTTCATTGCTTGATCCACCTAAACAAATTGAGAAAAAAATTAAAAGTGCAGTCACAGACTCAGAAGGGATTATACGATACGATAAAGAGAATAAACCTGGTGTATCAAATCTATTGGATATTGTGAGTGTACTCAAAGATGCAACTGTTGAATCTATCGAAAAAGACTTTGAAGGTGTGCAATACGGAGAATTCAAATCGTTCGTTGCAGAAGTCGTAGTCGATGAATTAACTCCATTTCAAGAGCGATATGAACATTATATGAATTCAGAAGAGCTTGACCATATTCTAGATAAAGGTCGTGATCAAGCAAATATGAAAGCACAGAAAATGCTCACTAAGATGGAAAACGCAATGGGATTAGGTAGAAAAAGAAAATAA
- the spxA gene encoding transcriptional regulator SpxA, which translates to MVTLFTSPSCTSCRKAKAWLKEHDIPYTERNIFQEPLTIDEIKSILRMTEDGTEEIISTRSKTYQKLNIEIDAMPLQDLYQIIQENPGLLRRPIILDEKRLQVGYNEDEIRRFLPRKVRTFQLQEAQKMVDL; encoded by the coding sequence ATGGTTACATTATTTACCTCACCAAGTTGTACGTCTTGTAGAAAAGCGAAAGCATGGTTAAAAGAACATGATATTCCTTATACTGAACGTAACATTTTTCAAGAGCCGTTAACAATTGATGAAATTAAATCTATTTTGAGAATGACTGAAGATGGAACGGAAGAGATTATTTCTACGCGTTCTAAAACATATCAAAAATTAAACATCGAAATCGATGCAATGCCATTACAAGATTTATATCAAATCATCCAAGAAAACCCGGGCTTATTACGTCGTCCGATTATATTGGATGAGAAAAGACTTCAAGTTGGATACAACGAAGATGAGATTCGTAGATTTTTACCACGAAAAGTTCGTACGTTCCAATTACAAGAAGCACAAAAAATGGTTGATTTATAA
- the mecA gene encoding adaptor protein MecA, protein MRIERIDESTIKLYVTYSDIEERGFKQDDLWFNKQKGEEFFWKMMDEVNEEEDFMMDGPLWIQIHAFDKGIEVIVTKSTHEEHMYDVHNNGYKLARSNQQSEENKAIDDEMNALYDDVMAGHLDSKEDEKVRLYNKELLMKFNDFEDVIQCSKVQELQSFDKDDMLYVLNDEYYYLVELHGTDQQQYLRFLSIISEYAERTTKTRHYLEDYGKVIFTYNVFRQVCKFFVK, encoded by the coding sequence GTGAGAATTGAACGGATTGATGAATCGACAATTAAATTATATGTAACGTACAGTGATATTGAAGAACGTGGATTTAAGCAAGATGATCTATGGTTCAATAAGCAAAAAGGTGAAGAATTTTTCTGGAAGATGATGGATGAAGTGAATGAGGAAGAAGACTTCATGATGGATGGACCGTTGTGGATTCAAATTCATGCATTTGATAAAGGGATTGAGGTCATTGTTACGAAATCAACACATGAAGAGCATATGTATGATGTACACAACAATGGTTATAAATTAGCTAGATCTAACCAGCAAAGTGAAGAAAACAAAGCGATTGATGATGAAATGAATGCATTATATGACGATGTAATGGCTGGTCATCTTGATTCTAAAGAAGATGAGAAAGTTAGATTATACAATAAAGAACTATTGATGAAGTTTAATGACTTTGAAGATGTAATTCAATGTAGTAAAGTACAGGAATTACAATCATTCGATAAGGATGATATGCTGTACGTTTTAAATGATGAATATTATTACTTAGTCGAGTTACATGGAACAGATCAACAACAGTACTTGAGATTTTTAAGTATTATAAGTGAGTATGCTGAAAGGACAACGAAAACACGACACTATTTGGAAGATTATGGGAAAGTAATTTTCACTTATAACGTGTTTAGACAAGTTTGTAAATTTTTTGTTAAATAA